A window of the Lolium perenne isolate Kyuss_39 chromosome 7, Kyuss_2.0, whole genome shotgun sequence genome harbors these coding sequences:
- the LOC127300853 gene encoding uncharacterized protein, whose protein sequence is MTSSSAASSSHLHITITNPTSAITTATNSNNNNIKSHHHNHHHSGARSQSSSVSPRSGGGGGSGGGTTNQACAACKYQRRKCNPDCPLAPYFPADQQIRFLRAHRLFGVSNILKTLKRLKPEERDTAMQTLIYQAEMRAADPTSGCCRIIAELEHTFNLEFAELSALQHHLDLCRQATPCVGALPAGGGGVIDGPCTDLEVTSSNQQPLLLGTEQDQDVVDALYVGQEAHEVIRNGADHDDLNNSPKPQDHHGGQQQPQQLYDYFYYETTGAGEDAGSKPSGVDINVDIMEHFDYDSDCDADDDHHKVDQMPPLMSSGIGQQLEEHYQIGQKEYEMKVASLVDVFDMRQELQAVDVNADIDIKEELQEEEISNKNNIGLGEAAHVAESSHCRLGLGF, encoded by the coding sequence AtgacctcctcctccgccgcctcctcctctcacCTCCATATTACCATCACCAACCCCACCTCGGCCATCACCACCGCtaccaacagcaacaacaacaacatcaaatcGCACCACCACAACCATCACCACTCCGGCGCTCGCTCGCAGTCGAGCAGCGTCTCccctcgcagcggcggcggcggtggcagcgGCGGTGGGACGACCAACCAGGCGTGCGCGGCGTGCAAGTACCAGCGGCGCAAGTGCAACCCAGACTGCCCGCTCGCGCCCTACTTCCCCGCCGACCAGCAGATCCGCTTCCTCCGCGCTCATCGCCTGTTCGGCGTCAGCAACATCCTCAAGACGCTGAAGCGCCTCAAGCCGGAGGAGCGCGACACCGCCATGCAGACGCTCATCTACCAGGCGGAGATGCGAGCCGCGGATCCCACTTCAGGCTGCTGCCGCATCATCGCCGAACTCGAGCACACCTTTAACCTCGAGTTTGCCGAACTGTCTGCCCTGCAACACCACCTCGATCTCTGCCGCCAGGCCACCCCGTGCGTCGGGGCACTGCCggctggtggcggcggcgtcatcGACGGCCCATGCACCGACCTCGAGGTCACGTCCTCCAACCAGCAGCCGCTCCTCCTCGGCACCGAGCAAGATCAGGACGTCGTCGACGCGCTCTACGTCGGACAAGAAGCTCACGAGGTGATACGTAACGGCGCCGATCACGACGACCTGAACAACAGCCCTAAACCGCAAGATCACCACGGTGGACAACAGCAGCCACAGCAGCTGTACGACTATTTCTACTACGAGACGACCGGAGCCGGCGAAGACGCCGGAAGCAAGCCCAGCGGCGTCGACATTAACGTCGACATCATGGAGCATTTCGATTACGACTCCGACTGCGACGCTGATGATGATCATCACAAGGTGGATCAAATGCCGCCGTTGATGTCATCGGGCATAGGTCAGCAGCTCGAGGAGCACTACCAGATTGGCCAGAAGGAGTACGAGATGAAGGTGGCGTCGCTCGTTGATGTGTTCGACATGCGGCAGGAGCTGCAGGCGGTGGACGTGAACGCGGATATCGACATCAAGGAGGAGCTTCAGGAGGAGGAGATCTCGAACAAGAATAACATCGGACTAGGTGAAGCAGCACACGTGGCTGAGTCGTCACATTGCAGGCTAGGGTTAGGCTTTTAA